Proteins from a genomic interval of Candidatus Edwardsbacteria bacterium RifOxyA12_full_54_48:
- a CDS encoding propionate kinase (involved in coenzyme B(12)-dependent 1, 2-propanediol degradation; important for the synthesis of propionyl coenzyme A during growth on 1,2-propanediol) encodes MIVLSLNCGSSSVKYQLYNYSQKEIMAKGLVERVSTESSFIIHEVPHREPHKAERSCPNHEVAIQLILDTLLHENHPVISDIKEITAVGHRVVHGGEKFAKSTLINEEVIKTFEDLSALAPLHNPPNVLGIRAAQALMPTIPHVAVMDTAFHQTMPKTSYIYPVPYEWYEKYGVRRYGFHGTSHLYVARRAAVMLGKSPFEVNLITCHIGNGVSLAAIRNGCSYDTSLGLTTMEGLVMGTRSGDVDPGLMPFICNKEKLTTREVESIYLKKSGVLGISGKYIDRRDIEKAMDEGDERAKLAFEIEAYKLRKYIGSYYAALGHLDAIVFTGGVGEMGPRLRAQAVSGLDEMGIVLDQERNTTAKNRNHEFVISSDSSRVKLFVIPTDEELVFTEDVVAIIERRYDVHTNFKYSFQDPGYRNNMRDEAYQWALDKKQQK; translated from the coding sequence ATCATAGTGCTGTCGCTCAATTGCGGGAGCTCGTCGGTCAAGTACCAGCTTTACAACTATAGCCAGAAGGAGATCATGGCCAAGGGCCTGGTGGAGAGGGTGTCCACCGAGAGCTCCTTCATCATCCACGAGGTGCCCCATCGGGAGCCCCACAAAGCGGAGAGATCCTGCCCCAATCACGAAGTGGCCATCCAGCTGATACTGGACACACTGCTGCACGAGAACCATCCGGTCATCTCCGACATCAAGGAGATCACCGCGGTGGGCCACCGGGTGGTGCACGGCGGCGAGAAATTCGCCAAATCCACCCTGATCAACGAGGAGGTGATAAAAACCTTCGAGGACCTGTCCGCCCTGGCCCCGCTGCACAACCCCCCCAATGTGCTGGGGATCCGGGCCGCCCAGGCCCTGATGCCCACCATCCCCCATGTGGCGGTGATGGACACCGCCTTCCACCAGACCATGCCCAAGACATCATATATCTACCCGGTGCCCTACGAGTGGTACGAGAAGTACGGGGTCCGGCGCTACGGGTTCCACGGCACCTCCCATCTTTACGTGGCCCGCCGGGCGGCGGTGATGCTGGGGAAGAGCCCCTTCGAGGTCAATCTGATCACCTGCCACATCGGCAACGGGGTCAGCCTGGCCGCCATCAGGAACGGCTGTTCCTACGACACCAGCCTGGGCCTGACCACCATGGAGGGCCTGGTGATGGGCACCCGCAGCGGCGACGTGGACCCCGGGCTGATGCCCTTCATCTGCAACAAGGAGAAGCTGACCACCAGGGAGGTGGAGTCCATCTACCTCAAGAAAAGCGGGGTGCTGGGCATCTCCGGGAAATACATCGACCGCCGGGACATCGAGAAGGCCATGGACGAGGGCGACGAACGGGCCAAACTGGCCTTCGAGATCGAGGCCTACAAATTGCGCAAGTACATCGGATCCTACTATGCCGCGCTGGGGCATCTGGATGCCATCGTCTTCACCGGCGGGGTGGGGGAGATGGGGCCGCGGCTCAGGGCCCAGGCGGTCTCCGGGCTGGACGAGATGGGGATCGTGCTGGACCAGGAGAGGAACACCACGGCCAAGAACCGCAATCACGAGTTTGTGATCTCGTCCGACAGCTCCCGGGTCAAGCTGTTCGTCATTCCCACCGACGAGGAACTGGTTTTCACCGAGGACGTGGTGGCCATCATCGAACGGCGCTACGACGTCCACACCAATTTCAAATATTCCTTCCAGGACCCCGGCTACCGGAACAACATGCGGGACGAGGCTTACCAGTGGGCCCTGGATAAGAAGCAGCAGAAATAG
- a CDS encoding AmmeMemoRadiSam system radical SAM enzyme gives MEAKYYKKTGDDVVQCLLCPHLCRIAPGRAGLCRVRRNQGGMLEALSYGQVVSLSMDPIEKKPLFHFHPGQQILSTGPNGCNLDCQFCQNWEISQQEVPTECIEPQKLVDLAIKSNSIGIAYTYTEPFIWFEYLLDACRLARQNGLVNVLVTNGTVNREPLEELLPLIDAMNIDLKSMDAGFYKKTCRGDLQTVLDTIMTAYGGCHIELTNLVIPGLNDSDQNFDDLVNFVKSVDPLVPLHISRYFPQYKTKIEPTPESTLIRFYDRALADLKYVYLGNLSLPGKEDTLCPQCGDVLIERRGYRTAITGIKNKNCQNCGRKADIVGL, from the coding sequence ATGGAAGCCAAGTATTATAAAAAGACCGGGGACGATGTCGTCCAATGTTTGCTGTGCCCCCATCTGTGCCGGATAGCGCCGGGGAGGGCCGGGCTGTGCCGGGTCCGGCGAAATCAGGGCGGGATGCTGGAGGCCCTCAGTTACGGCCAAGTGGTGTCGCTGTCCATGGACCCCATCGAGAAGAAACCGCTGTTCCATTTCCATCCCGGCCAGCAGATACTTTCCACCGGTCCCAACGGCTGCAACCTGGACTGCCAATTCTGCCAGAATTGGGAGATCTCCCAGCAGGAGGTGCCGACAGAATGCATCGAACCGCAAAAGCTGGTCGATCTGGCTATTAAATCTAACTCCATCGGCATCGCCTATACCTACACCGAGCCGTTCATCTGGTTCGAATACCTGCTGGATGCCTGCCGGCTGGCCCGCCAGAATGGTCTGGTCAATGTGCTGGTGACCAACGGAACGGTCAACCGGGAACCGCTGGAGGAGTTGCTGCCCCTGATAGACGCCATGAACATCGATCTTAAGTCGATGGATGCCGGCTTCTACAAAAAGACCTGCCGGGGCGATCTGCAAACCGTGCTCGATACCATCATGACGGCATATGGCGGATGTCATATCGAGCTGACAAACCTGGTCATTCCGGGACTCAATGATTCCGACCAGAATTTTGACGACCTGGTAAATTTCGTGAAAAGCGTGGATCCGCTGGTCCCGCTGCATATCTCGCGGTACTTTCCGCAGTATAAGACCAAGATAGAGCCCACGCCGGAAAGCACGCTGATAAGATTCTACGATCGGGCTTTGGCCGATCTCAAATACGTCTATCTGGGAAACCTCAGCCTGCCGGGGAAAGAGGATACCCTCTGTCCCCAGTGCGGGGATGTGCTGATAGAACGCCGGGGATACCGG